One window of the Rhodothermales bacterium genome contains the following:
- a CDS encoding response regulator transcription factor, whose amino-acid sequence MASTFDPSELHILVVDDEEDVAEVVSHFLRQEGFNVQVAHEGNEALEKATPEVDLIVLDIMLPGVDGYEICRRLRSRVETETIPIIFLSAKGEEDDQVRGLMLGADAYLTKPVSPQVIVAHVKAVLRRAGIEESRTLQVRNLTIYEDEYRASLDGKDLGLTLTEFELVRYLVRHPRKAFTRQQLLETIWKDAMMVTERTVDAHIKNLREKLGAFAQHIQTVRGVGYRFVEEETVQG is encoded by the coding sequence ATGGCCAGCACTTTCGACCCTTCCGAGCTGCACATTCTCGTCGTCGACGACGAAGAAGACGTAGCAGAGGTCGTTTCCCATTTCCTTCGCCAGGAAGGGTTCAATGTCCAGGTGGCGCATGAGGGCAATGAAGCCCTCGAGAAGGCCACGCCGGAAGTCGACCTGATTGTGCTCGACATCATGCTTCCGGGCGTGGACGGTTACGAAATCTGCCGCCGCCTCCGCAGCCGTGTGGAGACCGAGACCATTCCAATCATCTTCCTGTCCGCGAAAGGCGAAGAGGATGACCAGGTGCGTGGCCTCATGCTGGGCGCGGATGCCTACCTGACCAAGCCGGTCTCGCCGCAGGTCATCGTGGCCCACGTGAAGGCGGTCCTTCGTCGCGCAGGTATCGAGGAGTCCCGCACGCTGCAGGTGCGCAATCTCACCATCTACGAAGACGAGTATCGCGCGTCTCTCGACGGCAAGGACCTGGGTCTGACACTGACCGAGTTCGAACTCGTTCGCTATCTGGTCCGTCACCCGCGCAAGGCGTTCACGCGCCAGCAGCTTCTGGAGACCATCTGGAAGGACGCGATGATGGTAACCGAGCGCACGGTGGACGCCCACATCAAGAACCTCCGGGAGAAACTGGGTGCCTTTGCCCAGCACATCCAGACGGTTCGTGGCGTCGGCTACCGGTTCGTCGAGGAAGAGACCGTTCAGGGCTGA
- the modA gene encoding molybdate ABC transporter substrate-binding protein produces MAALVLASCGGEPAPLRIAVASNFHEAARELAVGFPGAEVIPGSTGKHVAQVLAGAPYDVLLAADTVRYRVLEGPRRIYARGILAAWSPSADARTALASPDSRIALANPDLAPYGTAAEQALTALRAPGQRVFGENVAQAYQFARAGGVDVALVSWAQLSAGERAAAWRVPDSLYSPIVQGAVLLSDKPEARRFWDYLASPDAARMIERSGYLAPE; encoded by the coding sequence ATGGCCGCCTTGGTGTTGGCCTCCTGCGGCGGGGAGCCGGCGCCGCTGCGCATCGCGGTTGCTTCCAATTTCCACGAGGCTGCGCGAGAGCTCGCGGTTGGCTTTCCCGGGGCAGAAGTCATTCCGGGCTCGACGGGCAAGCACGTGGCGCAGGTTCTTGCGGGGGCGCCGTACGACGTGCTGCTGGCCGCGGATACCGTGCGGTATCGTGTGCTGGAAGGCCCGCGCCGGATTTATGCGCGTGGCATCCTGGCGGCATGGTCACCGAGCGCTGATGCACGCACCGCGCTCGCATCTCCGGATTCCCGCATCGCCCTCGCCAACCCGGATCTCGCCCCATACGGCACGGCCGCAGAGCAGGCTCTGACGGCGCTCCGAGCCCCGGGCCAGCGGGTGTTCGGCGAAAACGTGGCCCAGGCCTATCAGTTTGCACGTGCAGGGGGTGTTGATGTGGCGCTGGTGAGTTGGGCACAGTTGTCGGCCGGCGAGCGCGCCGCAGCCTGGCGGGTGCCCGACTCGCTCTACTCGCCCATCGTGCAAGGCGCCGTGCTGCTCAGCGACAAGCCGGAGGCGCGCCGGTTCTGGGATTATTTGGCCTCCCCGGACGCCGCGCGTATGATCGAACGCTCCGGATACCTGGCTCCCGAATGA
- the modC gene encoding molybdenum ABC transporter ATP-binding protein, translating to MLTATVSLDRLLQASLEAPAGMVTAVMGPSGAGKTLLLRCIAGLESARGRVALEETVWLDKDQSVPVHERGVGMVFQSPRLFEHLDVRGNLQFAASRRRSTGPSVEEAADAVGVSGLLDRSVQRLSGGEAQRVAIARALLTDARVLLFDEPVSALDRDARAEVLQTLAKVCSRAQVPVVYVTHDLDEVARLADRLVLLEDGRTTASGKLEDMLVGPLGVREDAESLLRGSAVAWDEHYRLLEVATEAGSVKAVSDPIARNQPVRVRIRARDVSLTLERQSMTSILNILPATVMDVRDQGGARVSVRLSVGDAQIVAHVSHASREALALEPGREVFAQIKSVAVLA from the coding sequence ATGCTGACCGCCACGGTTTCCCTGGACAGACTGCTTCAGGCGTCCCTCGAGGCACCTGCCGGCATGGTCACGGCGGTCATGGGCCCCTCCGGTGCGGGCAAGACGCTTCTGCTGAGATGCATCGCCGGACTGGAGTCTGCGCGCGGTCGCGTGGCTCTGGAAGAGACTGTCTGGCTCGACAAGGATCAATCGGTGCCTGTGCACGAGCGAGGCGTCGGCATGGTATTTCAGTCTCCCAGGCTGTTCGAGCACCTGGACGTGCGCGGCAACCTGCAGTTTGCAGCCTCCCGGAGACGTAGCACGGGGCCGTCTGTGGAAGAGGCTGCCGATGCCGTTGGTGTCTCCGGCCTCCTGGACCGGAGTGTGCAGCGGCTGTCCGGTGGTGAGGCGCAGCGCGTGGCCATCGCACGGGCCCTGCTCACGGATGCTCGGGTGCTTCTGTTCGATGAGCCGGTCTCTGCCCTGGACCGCGATGCCCGCGCAGAGGTCCTGCAGACCCTGGCGAAAGTGTGCAGTCGCGCTCAGGTGCCGGTGGTCTATGTCACGCATGATCTGGATGAGGTCGCCCGCCTTGCGGACCGACTTGTACTTCTGGAGGATGGACGCACCACGGCGTCCGGCAAGCTGGAAGACATGCTCGTCGGCCCACTGGGGGTGCGGGAGGACGCCGAATCCCTGCTGCGCGGGTCAGCGGTGGCGTGGGACGAACACTATCGCCTGCTGGAGGTGGCGACGGAGGCTGGTTCGGTGAAGGCAGTCTCGGACCCCATCGCCCGTAACCAACCCGTGCGGGTGCGAATACGCGCCCGGGATGTGTCTCTCACGCTGGAACGGCAGTCGATGACCAGCATCCTCAACATTCTGCCGGCGACCGTCATGGATGTGCGTGATCAGGGTGGGGCCCGGGTGTCGGTGAGACTGAGCGTGGGCGACGCTCAAATCGTCGCCCACGTCAGTCACGCGTCCCGGGAGGCCCTGGCGCTGGAGCCCGGGCGGGAGGTGTTTGCTCAGATCAAGAGTGTGGCCGTGCTGGCGTAG
- a CDS encoding D-alanine--D-alanine ligase codes for MTPRKRVGVFFGGVSPEHEVSIISALQAMAALDTTRWVPVPVYVGKDGSWWCGDGLRRTETFKQGVEEASDVTRVRLLPTHGGRLVLEQSHGRWGRRQDPIEIDIALPVMHGGAGENGNLQGLFETAGVAYAGSGPMAAALAMDKAAAKRWAGSFDVPQVPFAVFDEAEWAGSEERMLDALVAEPGLPCIVKPARLGSSIGISKAATREELDAAVEEALRYDGLVVVEKAVQQLRELNCSVLGRRGDARASVLEEPLSGDELLSFKDKYMRGDGGGTGAKGAKTPAAQGMASLDRKIPAPVSESMTTEVRALAVKLFEAFDCQGVVRIDFLLDGSDGSVYFNEINTMPGSLSFYLWEPSGVPFPKLLDRVLELGLERHRQAQGRIRTYDVNLLSERDLGGLKGAKG; via the coding sequence ATGACCCCCCGGAAACGGGTCGGTGTGTTCTTCGGCGGCGTTTCGCCGGAGCACGAGGTGAGCATCATCTCGGCGCTGCAGGCCATGGCGGCACTCGACACAACACGGTGGGTGCCCGTTCCGGTCTACGTGGGCAAGGACGGCTCCTGGTGGTGCGGTGACGGCCTGCGCAGGACCGAGACGTTCAAGCAGGGCGTGGAAGAGGCGTCCGACGTGACGCGCGTGCGCTTGCTGCCGACGCATGGCGGACGTCTGGTTCTCGAGCAGTCTCACGGGCGATGGGGTCGGCGGCAGGACCCCATCGAAATCGATATCGCCTTGCCCGTGATGCACGGCGGGGCGGGAGAGAACGGCAACCTGCAGGGTCTCTTCGAGACCGCCGGCGTGGCCTATGCAGGAAGCGGGCCCATGGCCGCCGCGCTGGCGATGGACAAGGCTGCGGCCAAGCGCTGGGCAGGGTCGTTCGATGTGCCACAGGTGCCCTTCGCGGTGTTCGACGAGGCAGAGTGGGCCGGATCCGAGGAGCGCATGCTCGATGCTCTGGTTGCCGAGCCCGGATTGCCTTGCATCGTCAAGCCGGCGCGGCTGGGTTCGTCGATCGGCATTTCAAAAGCCGCAACGCGCGAGGAGCTCGACGCAGCGGTCGAAGAGGCCCTGCGCTACGACGGCCTGGTAGTCGTCGAGAAGGCCGTCCAGCAGCTTCGTGAACTGAATTGCAGCGTGCTGGGTCGGCGGGGAGATGCCCGGGCATCTGTGCTGGAGGAGCCTCTCTCCGGCGATGAACTCCTGAGCTTCAAGGACAAGTACATGCGCGGCGACGGCGGCGGGACGGGGGCCAAAGGTGCCAAGACGCCGGCCGCACAGGGCATGGCGTCGCTTGACCGCAAAATCCCGGCGCCCGTCTCGGAGTCCATGACCACTGAAGTGCGCGCCCTGGCGGTGAAGCTGTTCGAGGCGTTTGATTGTCAGGGCGTGGTGCGCATCGACTTCCTGCTGGACGGCTCAGACGGATCGGTGTACTTCAACGAGATCAACACCATGCCTGGATCGCTGAGTTTCTACCTCTGGGAGCCATCCGGTGTGCCGTTTCCCAAGCTGCTCGATCGTGTCCTGGAGCTTGGCCTGGAGCGCCACCGGCAGGCGCAGGGCCGCATCCGGACCTATGACGTCAACCTGCTTTCCGAGCGCGACCTCGGGGGGCTGAAGGGCGCAAAGGGATGA
- a CDS encoding MOSC domain-containing protein, giving the protein MISVEALWRYPVKSCKGHSVERAEVRPRGFADDRRWMIVDADGRHFTQRESGALALVEPRLSGDGVAFVDGPSISPADLGAEVDVTIWDYPVGALEAPDVVNAWLSERAGAAVRLVYMPDSSHRRVDHAYGRDGDVVSFADGYPYLIASLASLEDLNRRLPAPIPMRRFRPNIVLSGCGPFEEDTWKRVRIAALEFDVVKPCARCVVIDTDPDTGERRKGVLKTLSTYRRWDGQVYFGQNAIARGLGEVRVGDEVEVLARR; this is encoded by the coding sequence ATGATCAGCGTTGAAGCGCTCTGGCGCTATCCCGTCAAGTCGTGCAAGGGGCATTCCGTGGAGCGGGCTGAGGTCCGCCCTCGCGGGTTTGCGGACGATCGGCGTTGGATGATCGTCGATGCGGACGGCCGGCATTTCACGCAGCGGGAAAGCGGAGCCCTGGCGCTGGTGGAGCCTCGGCTCTCGGGCGATGGGGTGGCGTTCGTGGACGGACCTTCGATCAGTCCTGCAGACCTCGGCGCCGAAGTGGATGTGACCATCTGGGACTATCCCGTGGGTGCGCTGGAGGCGCCGGATGTGGTCAATGCCTGGTTATCCGAGCGCGCGGGTGCCGCGGTACGCCTGGTGTACATGCCCGACTCTTCTCATCGGCGAGTGGACCACGCGTATGGCCGGGACGGTGATGTGGTGAGTTTCGCGGACGGCTATCCGTATCTGATTGCTTCTTTGGCGTCGCTTGAGGATCTGAACCGGCGGCTCCCCGCACCTATCCCGATGCGCCGTTTCCGGCCGAACATTGTGCTCTCGGGTTGCGGCCCGTTCGAGGAGGACACCTGGAAACGCGTCCGTATCGCCGCGCTTGAGTTTGACGTCGTGAAGCCCTGTGCGCGGTGTGTGGTGATTGATACCGATCCGGACACCGGAGAGCGCAGGAAGGGCGTGCTAAAGACGCTGTCCACCTATCGCAGGTGGGACGGCCAGGTCTATTTCGGGCAGAACGCCATCGCACGTGGGCTCGGGGAGGTGCGGGTTGGCGATGAGGTTGAGGTGCTCGCGCGGCGGTAG
- the modB gene encoding molybdate ABC transporter permease subunit has product MNPDLQAALVTLRLALVTTLVLLVIATPLAWWLSRTRSRIRPVVDALVALPLVLPPTVLGFYLLLLLGAQGPFGGGLAFTFSGLVIGSVLYSMPFVVQPIQDAFLRVGQGPQEVAATLGAGPLDRFRHVVLPLARQGFITAAVLGFAHTVGEFGVVLMIGGSIPGETRVLSIAIYEHAESLEFARAHLVAGGLMVVSFVMLLAVYWKRPGLRLR; this is encoded by the coding sequence ATGAACCCTGACCTGCAGGCCGCCCTGGTCACGCTTCGCCTCGCGCTGGTGACCACGCTCGTGCTGCTCGTGATTGCGACTCCGCTGGCCTGGTGGCTGAGTCGTACGCGTAGCCGGATTCGCCCCGTGGTCGACGCGCTCGTGGCCCTGCCGCTGGTTCTGCCTCCGACGGTGCTCGGTTTCTACCTGCTGCTCCTCCTGGGTGCCCAAGGCCCCTTTGGCGGCGGTCTGGCATTCACATTCTCCGGACTTGTGATCGGCTCTGTGCTGTATTCGATGCCGTTCGTGGTGCAGCCTATCCAGGACGCGTTCCTGCGCGTGGGGCAGGGTCCTCAGGAAGTGGCGGCGACGCTGGGCGCGGGTCCCCTGGACCGGTTCCGGCACGTCGTGCTGCCGCTCGCCCGCCAGGGATTTATCACGGCAGCGGTGCTCGGCTTTGCACATACCGTCGGCGAGTTTGGCGTCGTCCTGATGATCGGCGGGTCCATCCCCGGGGAAACCCGCGTATTGTCGATCGCGATCTATGAGCATGCGGAGAGCCTGGAGTTCGCGCGCGCTCATCTGGTTGCTGGCGGACTCATGGTGGTGTCCTTTGTCATGCTGCTGGCCGTGTACTGGAAGCGGCCAGGGCTCCGCCTGCGCTGA
- a CDS encoding dihydroorotase, with protein MTQPDLLIRGGTLLNPETGRETRADVLIRQGRIAQIGTDIDAEGVEVYDATGRYVSPGWMDMHVHLREPGQEHKETIANGCKAAAFGGFTAVACMPNTEPAIHTRDVVEFIIERGNATPVDVHPIAAVSMDRAGKKLTEMGDLADGGAVAFSDDGSPVWDAGMMRTALEYSAMLGKPVINHEEDLTLNPHGHMHEGEVSVRLGLPGIPGLAEEVMIARDILIAEATGGHVHVAHISTARAVELVRDGKARGINVTTEVCAHHFTLTDESVATSEYDTHYKMHPPLRTAADVEAMKEGLRDGTIDAICTDHAPHASFEKEVEFIAAPFGILGLETAWGLTGRELIEPGVLSTAEAVRKLTIEPRRILGLEQPVIEEGAQANLTIFDDSSEWTFEAGHIKSKSRNTPFVGAAMKGRAWAIYNRGRLVRNEA; from the coding sequence ATGACCCAGCCTGACCTGCTCATCCGCGGCGGCACCCTGCTGAATCCGGAGACCGGGCGCGAAACCCGCGCCGATGTCCTGATCAGGCAGGGCCGCATCGCACAGATCGGGACCGACATCGATGCTGAGGGTGTCGAGGTCTACGACGCCACGGGCAGGTACGTCTCGCCGGGGTGGATGGACATGCACGTCCACCTCCGCGAGCCGGGTCAGGAGCACAAGGAGACCATCGCCAACGGGTGCAAAGCGGCGGCGTTTGGCGGCTTCACAGCGGTGGCCTGCATGCCGAACACAGAGCCGGCCATTCACACGCGCGATGTGGTCGAGTTCATCATCGAGCGGGGCAACGCGACGCCGGTTGATGTGCACCCGATCGCAGCGGTCTCCATGGATCGTGCGGGCAAGAAGCTCACCGAGATGGGTGACCTTGCCGACGGCGGCGCGGTAGCCTTCAGCGACGACGGCTCCCCCGTGTGGGACGCCGGCATGATGCGCACGGCCCTCGAGTACTCGGCGATGCTCGGCAAGCCGGTGATCAACCATGAGGAGGACCTGACGCTGAATCCGCACGGGCACATGCATGAGGGCGAGGTGTCGGTCCGACTGGGCCTGCCGGGCATTCCGGGCCTCGCGGAGGAGGTGATGATCGCACGCGACATCCTGATCGCCGAGGCGACTGGCGGCCATGTGCATGTGGCGCACATCTCGACGGCTCGCGCGGTCGAACTCGTGCGGGACGGCAAGGCCCGCGGTATCAACGTGACGACGGAGGTCTGCGCCCACCACTTCACACTGACGGACGAAAGTGTGGCCACGTCCGAGTACGACACGCACTACAAGATGCACCCGCCGCTGCGCACCGCCGCGGATGTGGAGGCCATGAAAGAGGGGCTGCGCGACGGCACGATCGACGCCATTTGTACCGACCACGCCCCCCACGCCAGCTTCGAGAAGGAGGTCGAGTTCATTGCCGCGCCGTTCGGCATTCTGGGCCTTGAAACTGCCTGGGGCTTGACCGGACGCGAATTGATTGAGCCCGGCGTGCTGTCCACCGCCGAGGCCGTGCGCAAGCTGACCATCGAGCCGCGCCGCATCCTCGGTCTCGAACAGCCGGTGATAGAGGAGGGCGCCCAAGCCAACCTCACCATCTTCGACGACAGCTCGGAGTGGACGTTTGAAGCCGGTCACATCAAGTCAAAGAGCCGCAATACGCCCTTTGTTGGTGCTGCCATGAAGGGTCGTGCCTGGGCCATCTACAACCGGGGCCGCCTGGTGCGAAACGAGGCATGA
- the alr gene encoding alanine racemase — protein sequence MPSDPQHAPVRAHVHLEALTHNLQEIRRRTSARVMGVVKANAYGHGAVPIARHLVAHGVDVLAVATVPEALQLREAGLEERILVFGAATEADLAVCSARDIELTVASQELLEQVLASRLALRLHLQVDTGMLRLGLVPEYAHEQVARIARKPNLELAGVFTHLAAGDGVRTPQMDSQMERWQGFLTRCGPLDCLKHVSATGALFNSPHVLEGTDYVRPGIALYGLFERDSPLRPLMRVTSRVARVADVTRGTPVSYGGRWTAPRDTRIVTVAAGYADGVPRIMSGGPWMGVRGIQAPIVGTICMDMCMLDAGPGAEVNVGDEVVLFGEGGPSCFDVAGWANTITYDVVCGLSSRVARVYAGQ from the coding sequence TTGCCATCTGACCCGCAGCACGCCCCGGTCCGTGCCCATGTTCACCTTGAGGCGCTGACGCACAACCTGCAGGAGATCCGGCGGAGAACGTCGGCCCGCGTGATGGGGGTGGTCAAGGCGAATGCCTACGGGCACGGCGCGGTGCCCATCGCCCGTCATCTGGTGGCTCACGGGGTGGATGTGCTGGCGGTGGCTACCGTGCCCGAGGCGCTTCAGCTGCGTGAGGCGGGCCTGGAGGAACGCATTCTGGTGTTCGGTGCCGCCACCGAAGCCGATCTGGCGGTGTGCTCAGCCCGCGACATCGAACTCACCGTCGCCTCGCAGGAGTTGCTGGAGCAGGTGCTGGCCTCCCGGCTGGCGCTCCGACTGCACCTGCAGGTGGATACCGGCATGCTGCGGCTCGGCCTGGTCCCCGAATACGCCCATGAGCAGGTGGCCCGCATCGCGCGAAAGCCGAATCTCGAGCTCGCCGGCGTCTTCACGCATCTGGCGGCGGGCGATGGCGTGCGAACTCCGCAGATGGACAGCCAGATGGAGCGCTGGCAGGGCTTCCTTACTCGATGCGGCCCGCTGGACTGCCTCAAGCATGTTTCCGCTACCGGTGCCCTGTTCAACAGCCCGCATGTGCTCGAAGGCACTGATTATGTCCGCCCGGGCATCGCGCTATATGGCCTTTTTGAGCGCGATTCGCCGCTTCGACCACTGATGCGCGTCACCAGCCGCGTGGCTCGGGTGGCAGACGTGACGAGGGGCACTCCCGTTTCCTACGGCGGTCGCTGGACCGCCCCTCGCGACACCCGCATCGTCACCGTCGCTGCCGGCTACGCGGACGGCGTGCCCCGGATCATGTCCGGAGGTCCCTGGATGGGCGTCCGGGGTATTCAGGCGCCCATCGTCGGTACGATCTGCATGGACATGTGCATGCTGGATGCCGGGCCGGGCGCGGAGGTGAACGTGGGCGATGAGGTCGTGCTGTTCGGCGAAGGTGGTCCCTCCTGCTTCGACGTGGCAGGCTGGGCAAATACAATCACGTACGATGTGGTCTGCGGCCTCTCTTCGAGGGTCGCGAGGGTCTACGCAGGCCAGTGA
- a CDS encoding M28 family peptidase, with product MSRIPLAACLLLVACAQEEAVSGPGTVTGTIIHHASMASEHVDARNVDVWLPPDYDSTDTRYPVLYMHDGQNLFDPDKSYIGVDWGVDEAMTALFEETGKAAIVVGVWNTPKRFPEYMPRGMAEHWSAEQHDEVADYGPLEDNESDEYLRFLVEELKPWVDEQYRTRPARDQTMVMGSSMGGLISLYALTEYPDVFGAAGAISTHWPAAENGALTYLREALPEPGNNRIWFDFGTETLDARYAPWQARVDALMESRGWSEADWLTREFEGHDHSERAWQRRMPVVLAWLLGPEITSSVDAERLIAHQAALSAEDMQGRQFGTDGAEQARRYLAERLPGSSEHAFSHAGRDGVNLLLTVPGSEPGRGTIVITAHYDHMGVQSGDVYNGADDNASGTAALVEFARVIRAQPLRHDVVFAALDGEESGLRGARALVADAPFDLEEVVLNVNMDMISRSDEGLLWAAGTHRWPGLRDIIEPEVSGLPVSLAFGHDGADSSQQDWTSSSDHAPFHEAGIPFVYFGVEDHDGYHQPSDDLEDTTPAFFLEAVESIHQLLRVLDRELQGRVPPR from the coding sequence ATGTCCAGAATTCCCCTGGCAGCCTGTTTGCTGCTTGTCGCCTGTGCCCAGGAAGAGGCCGTGTCCGGGCCCGGAACGGTAACGGGCACCATCATTCATCATGCTTCGATGGCGTCTGAGCACGTCGATGCGCGCAATGTGGATGTCTGGCTGCCGCCCGATTACGACAGCACAGATACGCGCTACCCCGTGCTATACATGCACGACGGACAGAACCTGTTCGACCCGGACAAGAGCTACATCGGTGTGGATTGGGGCGTGGACGAGGCGATGACCGCGCTCTTTGAGGAAACCGGCAAGGCGGCCATCGTGGTGGGGGTCTGGAATACGCCGAAACGATTCCCCGAGTACATGCCACGTGGGATGGCCGAGCACTGGAGCGCGGAGCAGCACGATGAGGTCGCCGATTATGGGCCGCTCGAGGACAACGAGTCCGATGAGTACCTCCGGTTTCTGGTCGAGGAGCTCAAGCCCTGGGTGGATGAGCAGTATCGCACACGGCCGGCGCGAGACCAGACCATGGTCATGGGGTCGTCAATGGGCGGGCTTATTTCGCTGTATGCCCTGACCGAGTATCCCGACGTGTTCGGAGCTGCGGGGGCCATCTCCACCCATTGGCCGGCCGCGGAAAACGGGGCGCTGACCTACCTGCGGGAGGCTCTGCCTGAGCCCGGCAACAACCGGATCTGGTTCGACTTCGGTACCGAAACACTGGACGCGCGATATGCGCCGTGGCAGGCGCGCGTGGATGCGCTCATGGAGTCGAGGGGTTGGAGCGAGGCGGACTGGCTGACGCGTGAGTTTGAAGGACATGATCACTCCGAGCGCGCCTGGCAGCGACGCATGCCGGTCGTCCTGGCGTGGCTGCTTGGTCCGGAGATCACGAGTTCGGTCGACGCGGAGCGTCTTATCGCGCACCAGGCCGCGTTGTCCGCGGAGGACATGCAGGGTCGGCAGTTCGGCACCGACGGTGCCGAGCAAGCACGTCGCTACCTGGCGGAGCGTCTTCCCGGCTCCAGCGAGCATGCGTTTTCCCACGCGGGGCGGGACGGAGTGAACCTGCTGCTCACCGTTCCAGGCAGCGAGCCCGGTCGCGGAACGATCGTCATTACTGCGCACTACGACCACATGGGCGTGCAAAGCGGAGATGTCTACAACGGGGCCGACGACAATGCATCAGGCACGGCCGCACTGGTTGAGTTCGCGCGCGTGATCCGTGCCCAGCCGCTGCGGCACGACGTGGTTTTTGCCGCGCTTGACGGAGAGGAGTCCGGTCTGCGCGGAGCGCGTGCGCTGGTGGCGGATGCGCCCTTCGACCTTGAGGAGGTCGTGCTCAATGTGAACATGGACATGATCTCGCGCAGTGACGAGGGATTGCTGTGGGCGGCCGGCACGCACCGATGGCCTGGCCTGCGGGACATCATCGAGCCGGAGGTATCCGGACTTCCCGTGTCGCTTGCGTTCGGGCACGACGGCGCCGACAGTTCCCAGCAGGACTGGACGTCCAGCTCGGACCACGCGCCCTTTCACGAGGCGGGCATCCCGTTTGTCTACTTCGGCGTGGAGGACCACGACGGCTATCACCAGCCTTCAGATGATCTGGAAGACACCACCCCGGCCTTCTTCCTGGAAGCGGTTGAGAGCATCCACCAGTTACTGCGTGTCCTGGACCGGGAGTTGCAAGGACGTGTGCCCCCGCGATGA
- the speB gene encoding agmatinase, producing the protein MIRLLGIPFDAASSFMQGAAQGPAAIREAMRSPSANTWTEGGLDLAAAAWDDAGDVVFPQTEAATEGPGWAAGSLGEPHRDAITERVAREVEAGNRLLTLGGDHSITYPIMRAYASAWPGLTILHLDAHADLYDEFEGDRFSHACPFARIMEGGLAARLVQVGVRTMTGHQADQRDRFGVETQELKDGQPAWPAVEGPVYVSLDLDVLDPAFAPGVSHHEPGGLSTRQVLDLLHAVPGTLVGADLVELNPRRDVGGISAMAAARLAKELLGRLLADA; encoded by the coding sequence ATGATCCGTCTGCTCGGCATTCCGTTCGATGCCGCGTCGAGTTTCATGCAGGGTGCGGCGCAGGGCCCGGCGGCGATCCGGGAGGCGATGCGCAGCCCGAGCGCCAATACGTGGACCGAGGGCGGGCTGGATCTGGCCGCGGCTGCCTGGGATGATGCAGGCGATGTGGTGTTTCCGCAGACGGAAGCGGCGACGGAGGGCCCGGGATGGGCGGCAGGTTCACTTGGAGAGCCTCATCGAGACGCGATCACGGAGCGCGTTGCCCGAGAAGTCGAAGCAGGGAACCGGCTCCTGACACTGGGGGGCGACCACAGCATTACGTATCCCATCATGCGCGCATACGCCAGTGCCTGGCCCGGGCTGACTATCCTGCATCTGGATGCCCATGCGGACCTGTATGACGAGTTCGAGGGTGATCGCTTCTCCCACGCCTGCCCATTCGCGCGCATCATGGAAGGCGGACTGGCGGCCCGGCTGGTGCAAGTGGGCGTGCGCACCATGACGGGGCACCAGGCGGATCAGCGTGACAGATTCGGCGTCGAGACGCAGGAGCTGAAAGACGGACAACCTGCGTGGCCTGCCGTCGAGGGACCGGTTTATGTGTCTCTGGATCTGGACGTGCTCGACCCAGCGTTTGCGCCGGGCGTGTCGCATCATGAACCTGGAGGGCTCAGCACTCGGCAGGTGCTGGATTTGCTGCACGCGGTGCCGGGCACGCTGGTGGGTGCGGATCTGGTTGAGTTGAATCCACGCCGCGACGTAGGCGGGATTTCCGCGATGGCCGCGGCCAGACTGGCCAAGGAGTTGCTGGGGCGGCTGCTTGCGGATGCGTAG